The proteins below are encoded in one region of Amycolatopsis acidiphila:
- the atpF gene encoding F0F1 ATP synthase subunit B, whose product MDAGRYVGTLVAFLLIVGLIWWKIVPPLRRIMREKQETIRRQIEEAKRADERLAEAERTYAEAVAEARKEAAVIRDAARADAHRIGEEMRLRAEQEVERIKQRGEEHLAQQHQQVMRELRIEIGRLSSALAERLVREHLADDANRAATVDGFLDELEQTSARAGEPAVATAGEGAS is encoded by the coding sequence ATGGACGCCGGAAGGTATGTCGGCACGCTGGTCGCCTTCTTGCTCATCGTCGGGCTCATCTGGTGGAAGATCGTCCCGCCGCTGCGCAGGATCATGCGCGAGAAGCAGGAGACGATCCGCCGGCAGATCGAGGAGGCCAAGCGCGCTGACGAGCGGCTGGCCGAGGCGGAGCGCACGTATGCCGAGGCGGTCGCCGAGGCACGCAAGGAGGCGGCGGTGATCCGCGACGCGGCCCGCGCCGACGCGCACCGCATCGGGGAGGAGATGAGGCTTCGCGCCGAGCAGGAGGTCGAGCGGATCAAGCAGCGCGGCGAGGAGCATCTGGCCCAGCAGCACCAGCAGGTCATGCGGGAGCTGCGGATCGAGATCGGCCGGCTGTCGAGCGCGCTCGCCGAGCGGCTCGTCCGTGAGCACCTCGCCGACGACGCCAACCGAGCGGCCACTGTGGACGGTTTCCTCGACGAGCTCGAGCAGACGTCGGCACGAGCAGGTGAGCCGGCGGTCGCGACCGCCGGCGAGGGAGCGTCATGA
- a CDS encoding F0F1 ATP synthase subunit C: MADINTAITMAGAMVGGGLILGGGAIGAGIGDGLAGSQFIAGIARQPEAQGRLFTPFFITVGLVEAAYFINLAFMALFVFSLGKG; the protein is encoded by the coding sequence ATGGCAGACATCAACACCGCGATCACGATGGCCGGGGCCATGGTCGGTGGCGGCCTGATCCTCGGTGGCGGTGCGATCGGCGCCGGTATCGGTGACGGTCTGGCAGGTAGCCAGTTCATCGCCGGCATCGCGCGTCAGCCCGAGGCGCAGGGGCGCCTGTTCACCCCGTTCTTCATCACCGTCGGTCTGGTCGAGGCGGCGTACTTCATCAACCTGGCCTTCATGGCGCTGTTCGTCTTCTCGCTGGGCAAGGGCTGA
- a CDS encoding ATP synthase subunit I: MLNLRRPLIMAGAMGALGLVATGLLGHILMGVFGCAGLLLGLLNTRLVQRSVSRATITENPSKRALAFSALGRLAIITVIAVGMAFIVRPDGLGVFVGLAVFQFIITASTAGTVVKELRQ; this comes from the coding sequence ATGCTCAACCTACGCCGCCCGCTCATCATGGCCGGCGCGATGGGGGCGCTCGGCCTCGTCGCCACCGGCCTGCTCGGACACATCCTGATGGGCGTGTTCGGCTGCGCGGGTCTCTTGCTCGGACTGCTCAACACCCGGCTCGTGCAGCGCTCGGTATCGCGTGCGACGATCACCGAGAATCCGAGCAAGCGGGCCCTGGCTTTCTCCGCGCTCGGCAGGCTTGCGATCATCACCGTGATCGCGGTCGGCATGGCCTTCATCGTCCGGCCCGACGGCCTCGGCGTCTTCGTCGGGCTCGCCGTGTTCCAGTTCATCATCACCGCCAGCACGGCTGGAACGGTAGTGAAGGAGCTTCGCCAGTAA
- a CDS encoding F0F1 ATP synthase subunit B: MSREVLAEGNNFLLPNGTFVVELIIFAIVLAVVWKLVLPPVQKAMRERQELLQRQHDESQQAAEKFEAAKAKYAEELAEARAESNRIRDEARVEGQRILDEYRNQAQSEISDVLRRGEDELAKQRERVLAELRTAIPELSTTLASRVVGRDLGTASVNQGTVEAFLAELGSGRVEKAAGKGE; encoded by the coding sequence ATGTCTCGGGAGGTTCTCGCCGAGGGGAACAACTTCCTGCTCCCCAACGGCACCTTCGTCGTCGAGCTGATCATCTTCGCGATCGTGCTCGCCGTGGTGTGGAAGCTCGTGCTTCCTCCCGTGCAGAAGGCGATGCGCGAGCGGCAGGAACTGCTGCAGCGCCAGCACGACGAGAGCCAGCAGGCCGCGGAGAAGTTCGAGGCCGCGAAGGCGAAGTACGCGGAGGAGCTCGCCGAGGCGCGTGCGGAGTCGAACCGGATCCGGGACGAGGCAAGGGTCGAGGGTCAGCGGATCCTGGACGAGTACCGGAACCAGGCGCAGTCGGAGATCTCGGACGTGCTGCGGCGCGGGGAGGACGAGCTCGCCAAGCAGCGCGAGCGCGTCCTCGCCGAGCTGCGGACCGCGATCCCGGAGCTCTCGACGACGCTCGCGTCCCGGGTCGTCGGCCGTGACCTCGGTACCGCGTCCGTGAACCAGGGCACGGTCGAGGCCTTCCTGGCCGAGCTCGGTTCCGGCCGGGTCGAGAAGGCAGCCGGAAAGGGAGAATGA
- the atpA gene encoding F0F1 ATP synthase subunit alpha, which produces MAELTISSDEIRSAIENYVSTFSTETSREEVGTVVETYDGIAIVEGLPSAMTQELLEFPGGVLGVAQNLDEREIGVVILGNYEGIEEGQEVKRTGRVLSVPVGDNFLGRVVDPLGTPIDGLGDIDAEENRVLELQAPSVMQRQPVSEPLQTGIKAIDSQTPIGRGQRQLIIGDRKTGKTAVCVDTILNQKANWDSGDPAKQVRCIYVAIGQKGSTIASVRQALEDAGALEYTTIVAAPASDSAGFKYIAPYTGSALGQHWMYQGKHVLIVFDDLSKQAEAYRAISLLLRRPPGREAYPGDVFYLHSRLLERCAKLSEELGGGSMTGLPIIETKANDVSAYIPTNVISITDGQCFLETDLFNQGVRPAINVGISVSRVGGDAQIKAMKAVAGSLRLDLSQYRELEAFAAFASDLDAASKAQLARGSRLVELLKQPQYTPFPVEEQVVSIYLGTKGHLDSVPVEDVSRFEAEFLDYVRHNHEGILADIRDTQKFSEETEQRLVDAVNEFKKSFTTAGGESVVNEAPAEAMDESEEQRESVKVSRPAPAKK; this is translated from the coding sequence ATGGCGGAGCTGACGATCTCCTCGGATGAGATCCGGAGCGCGATCGAGAACTACGTCTCGACCTTCTCGACCGAGACCTCGCGCGAGGAGGTCGGGACCGTCGTCGAGACCTACGACGGCATCGCGATCGTCGAGGGCTTGCCTTCGGCGATGACCCAGGAACTGCTGGAGTTCCCCGGCGGCGTGCTCGGCGTCGCCCAGAACCTCGACGAGCGCGAAATCGGCGTCGTCATCCTCGGTAACTACGAAGGCATCGAGGAGGGCCAGGAGGTCAAGCGCACGGGTCGGGTGCTGTCGGTCCCGGTGGGCGACAACTTCCTCGGCCGTGTCGTCGACCCGCTCGGCACCCCGATCGACGGTCTCGGTGACATCGACGCCGAGGAGAACCGGGTCCTGGAGCTGCAGGCGCCGTCGGTGATGCAGCGCCAGCCGGTGTCCGAGCCGCTGCAGACCGGCATCAAGGCCATCGACTCGCAGACCCCGATCGGCCGCGGCCAGCGCCAGCTGATCATCGGTGACCGCAAGACCGGCAAGACCGCGGTCTGCGTGGACACGATCCTCAACCAGAAGGCGAACTGGGACTCGGGCGACCCGGCCAAGCAGGTCCGCTGCATCTACGTCGCGATCGGCCAGAAGGGCTCCACGATCGCCTCGGTCCGCCAGGCGCTCGAGGACGCGGGTGCGCTCGAGTACACCACCATCGTCGCGGCGCCTGCCTCGGACTCCGCGGGCTTCAAGTACATCGCGCCCTACACCGGCTCGGCACTGGGCCAGCACTGGATGTACCAGGGCAAGCACGTGCTGATCGTGTTCGACGACCTGTCCAAGCAGGCCGAGGCCTACCGCGCGATCTCGCTGCTGCTGCGCCGCCCGCCGGGCCGCGAGGCCTACCCCGGCGACGTCTTCTACTTGCACTCGCGGCTGCTGGAGCGGTGCGCGAAGCTGTCGGAGGAGCTCGGCGGTGGTTCGATGACGGGTCTGCCGATCATCGAGACCAAGGCCAACGACGTGTCGGCCTACATCCCCACCAACGTCATCTCGATCACCGACGGCCAGTGCTTCCTGGAGACCGACCTGTTCAACCAGGGTGTGCGGCCGGCCATCAACGTCGGTATCTCGGTGTCCCGAGTCGGTGGTGACGCGCAGATCAAGGCGATGAAGGCCGTTGCCGGCTCGCTCCGGCTGGACCTGTCGCAATACCGCGAGCTCGAGGCGTTCGCGGCCTTCGCCTCCGACCTCGACGCGGCCTCGAAGGCGCAGCTGGCACGAGGCAGCCGGCTGGTGGAGCTGCTCAAGCAGCCGCAGTACACGCCGTTCCCGGTCGAGGAGCAGGTCGTGTCGATCTACCTGGGCACCAAGGGGCACCTCGACTCGGTGCCGGTGGAGGACGTCAGCCGGTTCGAGGCGGAGTTCCTCGACTACGTGCGCCACAACCACGAGGGCATCCTCGCCGACATCCGCGACACCCAGAAGTTCTCGGAGGAGACCGAGCAGCGCCTGGTCGACGCGGTGAACGAGTTCAAGAAGAGCTTCACCACCGCCGGTGGCGAGTCCGTGGTGAACGAAGCGCCCGCCGAGGCGATGGACGAGTCCGAAGAGCAGCGCGAGTCGGTCAAGGTCAGCCGTCCGGCTCCGGCCAAGAAGTGA
- the atpB gene encoding F0F1 ATP synthase subunit A, with protein MSQVVLAAEVEVGHHSTAELFGWTFNIDTILATVIAALIVVVLALVLRAKVTSGVPSGIQLAWESVTSWVRGQVESSIGLRVAPFVVPLAVTLFVFVLIANWLSVLPAQAGTDFIPPPASDTNFTYALALLVFVWTHVAGARRRGIGGHAKQLVKGHVAFLAPINIIEEIAKPVSLSLRLFGNVFAGTILVSLIAMFPAYILWAPNAIWKSFDLFVGFIQAFIFALLTILYFSQTMERHDEH; from the coding sequence ATGTCCCAAGTTGTTCTTGCCGCCGAGGTCGAGGTCGGCCACCACTCGACAGCGGAACTGTTCGGCTGGACCTTCAACATCGACACCATCCTGGCCACGGTGATCGCCGCACTGATCGTCGTGGTGCTGGCGCTGGTGCTGCGTGCCAAGGTCACCTCCGGGGTGCCCAGCGGAATCCAGCTGGCCTGGGAGAGCGTGACCTCGTGGGTCCGCGGACAGGTGGAGAGCAGCATCGGGCTGCGCGTCGCACCGTTCGTCGTCCCGCTGGCGGTCACGCTGTTCGTCTTCGTCCTGATCGCGAACTGGCTGTCGGTCCTGCCGGCGCAGGCCGGCACCGACTTCATCCCGCCGCCCGCGTCCGACACCAACTTCACCTACGCGCTCGCGCTGCTGGTGTTCGTGTGGACCCACGTCGCAGGTGCCCGGCGCCGCGGCATCGGCGGCCACGCCAAGCAGTTGGTCAAGGGCCATGTCGCCTTCCTGGCCCCGATCAACATCATCGAAGAGATCGCCAAGCCGGTCTCGCTCTCGCTCCGGCTTTTCGGCAACGTCTTCGCGGGCACCATCCTGGTCTCGCTGATCGCGATGTTCCCCGCCTACATCCTGTGGGCGCCGAACGCGATCTGGAAATCCTTCGACCTCTTCGTCGGATTCATCCAGGCGTTCATCTTCGCGCTGCTCACGATCCTGTACTTCAGCCAGACCATGGAGAGGCATGACGAGCACTGA
- a CDS encoding F0F1 ATP synthase subunit delta has protein sequence MMQASSRESLATVRGRLEELTSDASTAQARELGNELSAVVGVLVGQRVLLRHLADPAVDESARANLAAGLFEGKVGATTVEVLRAVATQRWSTSGDLVDAVELLARQAVLTAAEREGTLDETEDELFRFGRVLDSENNLRALLSDSTVPAERRLGLLHSVLDGKVGQDTMELLEQAVRTPRGRSLDVVVGQLAELAAQRRQRTVALVTAAAPLSAEQEERLTRVLSQIYNRTMSVQVDVDPEVLGGLVVRVGDEVIDGSIASRLESATRGLPS, from the coding sequence ATGATGCAGGCGAGCAGCCGGGAGTCGCTGGCCACGGTGCGTGGCCGGCTGGAAGAGCTGACGTCGGATGCGAGCACCGCCCAGGCGCGAGAGCTCGGCAACGAGCTCTCCGCCGTCGTCGGAGTGCTGGTGGGGCAGCGGGTGCTGCTGCGCCACCTGGCCGACCCCGCCGTCGACGAGTCGGCCCGCGCCAACCTCGCGGCCGGGCTCTTCGAGGGCAAGGTCGGGGCGACGACGGTCGAGGTGCTGCGTGCCGTCGCGACCCAGCGCTGGTCCACCTCGGGCGACCTGGTCGACGCCGTGGAGCTGCTGGCGAGGCAGGCCGTGCTCACGGCCGCCGAGCGGGAGGGCACGCTCGACGAGACCGAGGACGAGTTGTTCCGGTTCGGGCGGGTGCTCGACTCGGAGAACAACCTGCGAGCCCTGCTGTCGGACTCCACGGTCCCGGCCGAGCGCAGGCTCGGCCTGCTGCACAGCGTCCTCGACGGCAAGGTCGGCCAGGACACCATGGAGCTGCTCGAGCAGGCCGTGCGCACGCCCCGCGGACGCAGTCTCGACGTCGTGGTCGGACAGCTCGCGGAGCTGGCGGCGCAACGGCGGCAGCGGACGGTGGCACTGGTGACGGCCGCGGCCCCGCTGAGCGCGGAGCAGGAGGAGCGGCTGACCCGGGTGCTGTCCCAGATCTACAACCGGACGATGTCGGTGCAGGTCGACGTGGACCCCGAGGTCCTCGGGGGCCTGGTGGTGCGGGTCGGCGACGAGGTCATCGACGGCAGCATCGCGAGCCGGCTGGAGTCCGCGACCCGGGGCCTGCCCTCGTGA